A single region of the Bacteroidota bacterium genome encodes:
- a CDS encoding nucleoside deaminase, protein MDTILYSDEYFMREALKEARRAFEADEVPIGAVVVSRNTVIGRGHNLTERLNDITAHAEMQAITAACNYIGAKYLDECTLYVTIEPCAMCAGAASWAQLGRIVYGAPDEKKGYTRFSEAIPHPKTKVEHGILAADCAALMKDFFQKKR, encoded by the coding sequence ATGGATACCATTCTTTACTCTGATGAATATTTTATGCGGGAAGCCTTGAAAGAGGCACGACGCGCTTTTGAAGCGGATGAAGTCCCGATAGGTGCCGTTGTTGTTTCGCGCAATACGGTTATTGGTCGCGGTCATAACCTTACCGAAAGACTCAATGATATTACCGCACATGCCGAAATGCAGGCCATTACGGCTGCTTGTAATTATATTGGCGCAAAATATCTGGATGAATGCACCCTATACGTTACCATTGAACCCTGTGCCATGTGTGCAGGGGCTGCGTCATGGGCCCAGCTCGGACGTATAGTTTATGGCGCACCCGACGAAAAGAAAGGTTATACCCGTTTTTCTGAAGCTATTCCTCATCCAAAAACAAAAGTGGAGCATGGAATATTAGCGGCTGATTGTGCCGCGCTGATGAAAGATTTCTTTCAAAAGAAACGATAA
- a CDS encoding PKD domain-containing protein, with protein MRKITLSIFMVLIVCSLYVNAQISNGGTPFSFNKANAKHLNPEVATIAMPFVDVAALQSEDAIVDKYKDTPWRFGKNLEVSLNPANSGTWDILPNGDRLWRLRISSPGAKTINLTFDNYHLPKGASLYEYSDNHSSMIGGFTDFNNREDRIFATTLVQGDAINIEYYEPAGVKFPGELNIATVTHGYRGIADYTKSFGSSGSCQINVHCPTGTGWDNEIRAACMLVSGSNGFCSGALVNNTANDGTPYVLTANHCYSSPASWIFWFNWESPDCNDPASSPTYNSISGATLRARNVGSDFCLVEMSSVPPSNFSVYYAGWSRDTVHPTSGMCIHHPSGDIKKISPAGMMQRYDGYDAGNGAADCWQVNWSGAACTEGGSSGSPLFDPNHHIVGQLYGGPSACGASQMWDCYGRFYVSWTGGGTSSTRLSNWLDPSNTNPQVLDGYDPAGPAAPTANFIADHITTCIGDVQFTDMSSNSPTTWSWDFGDGGTSTAQNPFHSYNTNGTYTVELISGNGVGSDTLTRTSYITVNLPTAPTVTGDTVCNWVPAVLNAGGSGILRWYTAISGGSPLFTGSTYTTVPLSGTTTYYVEDSVASAPVSAGKADTVGGGGFFTNTQVYYLRFDCSAPAVLQTVDIYANASQTNKVITLLDHAGNTLQSATVSLNAGKNIVPLNFNLPADTGLRLSGPGSPGWYRNTAGFSYPITTPGVVSIKGTNATTIRYYYFYNWQIKGPDCISARVPVVAKVNVCSGIAANAGENINIYPNPVSDQLHISLSGIEPGVISIELFTLTGQSIYSKMETSATSEISEIITIAGYNPGLYLLKVSTSGQTFFQKVAIE; from the coding sequence ATGCGGAAAATTACTTTGTCAATTTTTATGGTGCTTATTGTATGCTCGCTTTATGTGAATGCTCAGATAAGCAACGGTGGAACTCCTTTCAGTTTCAACAAAGCAAATGCAAAACACCTCAATCCGGAGGTTGCAACTATTGCAATGCCTTTTGTTGATGTAGCTGCTCTTCAGTCCGAAGATGCCATTGTTGATAAGTATAAAGATACGCCCTGGCGTTTTGGAAAGAATCTTGAGGTAAGCCTGAACCCTGCAAACAGCGGCACCTGGGACATTTTACCGAATGGCGACCGCCTGTGGCGCCTGCGCATTTCTTCGCCGGGAGCGAAAACCATTAATCTGACATTTGATAATTACCACCTTCCAAAAGGCGCATCGTTGTACGAATACAGCGACAACCACAGTTCAATGATTGGTGGTTTTACAGATTTTAATAACCGTGAAGACCGGATTTTCGCTACCACACTTGTACAGGGCGATGCCATAAATATTGAATATTATGAACCTGCAGGTGTGAAATTTCCGGGAGAGTTGAATATTGCCACTGTAACACACGGATACCGGGGCATTGCTGATTATACAAAATCTTTCGGAAGCTCGGGGTCCTGCCAAATCAATGTACATTGCCCTACAGGAACGGGTTGGGATAACGAGATACGTGCCGCTTGTATGCTCGTTTCCGGAAGCAATGGATTCTGTTCGGGTGCCCTTGTAAATAATACTGCAAACGACGGAACGCCTTACGTTCTGACAGCCAATCATTGTTACAGCAGCCCTGCATCCTGGATATTCTGGTTTAACTGGGAAAGCCCGGACTGCAACGATCCTGCATCATCACCCACTTATAATTCTATTTCAGGTGCAACACTGCGCGCACGCAATGTTGGGTCTGACTTCTGCCTTGTGGAGATGAGCTCAGTACCCCCTTCAAACTTCAGCGTTTATTATGCCGGCTGGAGCCGTGATACCGTACATCCTACATCAGGTATGTGTATTCATCATCCTTCCGGGGATATTAAAAAAATATCACCTGCCGGAATGATGCAGCGTTACGACGGATATGATGCCGGTAACGGTGCTGCCGATTGCTGGCAGGTAAACTGGTCAGGAGCTGCTTGTACTGAAGGTGGTTCTTCGGGTTCGCCCTTGTTTGACCCTAACCACCATATTGTGGGTCAGCTTTATGGCGGACCATCAGCATGCGGAGCATCACAAATGTGGGATTGCTATGGACGCTTTTATGTTTCGTGGACGGGCGGTGGCACGAGCTCAACAAGACTCAGCAATTGGCTTGACCCTTCAAATACAAACCCTCAGGTATTGGATGGCTATGATCCGGCAGGTCCCGCTGCTCCTACGGCTAATTTTATTGCCGACCATATTACCACCTGTATTGGCGATGTGCAATTTACGGATATGTCATCAAATTCTCCAACCACATGGAGCTGGGATTTTGGTGATGGTGGTACTTCTACCGCTCAAAACCCTTTTCACTCATATAATACCAATGGAACATACACCGTTGAACTTATCTCAGGCAATGGCGTTGGGAGTGATACGCTTACGCGGACAAGCTATATAACGGTAAATCTTCCCACAGCCCCGACAGTTACAGGCGACACCGTTTGTAATTGGGTGCCGGCAGTACTCAATGCCGGCGGCAGCGGCATTCTTCGTTGGTACACTGCTATCTCGGGCGGCTCGCCATTGTTTACCGGCAGCACCTATACAACGGTTCCGCTGAGCGGCACCACGACATATTATGTTGAAGACAGTGTGGCTTCTGCACCGGTAAGTGCCGGAAAAGCAGATACAGTCGGTGGTGGAGGCTTTTTTACCAATACCCAAGTCTACTACCTGCGTTTTGATTGTTCCGCACCGGCGGTTTTGCAAACGGTAGATATTTATGCAAATGCCAGCCAGACAAACAAAGTAATAACATTGTTAGACCATGCAGGAAACACCTTGCAATCGGCAACGGTTTCTTTGAATGCAGGTAAAAACATAGTTCCTCTTAACTTCAATCTTCCTGCCGACACAGGATTAAGGCTTAGTGGTCCCGGAAGTCCCGGATGGTACCGAAACACAGCAGGCTTTTCTTATCCAATAACGACGCCCGGTGTAGTTTCAATAAAAGGAACGAATGCTACTACTATTCGTTACTACTATTTCTATAATTGGCAGATTAAAGGACCTGATTGCATCAGCGCGCGTGTGCCTGTTGTAGCAAAAGTCAATGTGTGTTCAGGAATTGCTGCCAATGCAGGAGAGAATATCAATATTTATCCTAACCCGGTCAGCGACCAACTGCACATTTCACTCAGCGGTATTGAACCCGGTGTAATTTCAATTGAACTTTTCACTCTTACAGGACAATCTATCTATTCTAAAATGGAAACTTCGGCAACATCTGAAATTTCAGAGATAATTACAATTGCCGGATATAATCCCGGACTCTACTTATTAAAAGTTTCCACTTCTGGCCAGACCTTCTTTCAAAAAGTTGCGATAGAATAA
- a CDS encoding adenosine deaminase, with translation MDSNDFIQGLYENSIELVMKSPKSDLHNHAALGSRLEYLEEWAQQSVAKPPAIMKDLGAMDRYLADNLINLLMTEKGFEYAMNAAFKQARADGIQVLQMSFDLRFFMKGIRHIEALTGIINQCKNEFAPEIHFIPQLGIDRTLNISAVTGPAEECIGSGFFKSIDLYGEELVRTPEYFTSIYNTARKAGLKLTAHAGEFGNAELVRHTVEVLGIEEVQHGISVAESQEVMNWVRENNIQLNICPTSNVKLSRVASIAEHPIRRIFDHGIKVTVNTDDLMIFGQSVSDEFFNLYKSGLFSPEELDIIRMNGLT, from the coding sequence ATGGATAGCAACGATTTCATTCAAGGATTATACGAAAACAGCATTGAATTGGTGATGAAGTCACCGAAAAGCGACCTGCATAACCATGCTGCTTTAGGCAGCAGGCTTGAATACCTTGAAGAATGGGCACAACAATCAGTCGCAAAACCTCCGGCTATCATGAAAGACCTCGGAGCAATGGACCGTTATCTGGCAGATAACCTCATCAACCTGCTTATGACCGAAAAAGGTTTTGAATACGCAATGAATGCGGCTTTTAAACAAGCCCGTGCAGATGGCATTCAGGTATTACAAATGAGTTTCGACCTCCGATTTTTTATGAAGGGGATTCGCCATATTGAAGCACTTACGGGTATTATTAACCAATGTAAAAACGAATTTGCACCGGAGATTCATTTTATTCCGCAACTTGGGATTGACCGCACCCTGAATATTTCTGCTGTTACAGGGCCGGCAGAAGAATGCATCGGCAGCGGATTTTTCAAGTCAATAGATCTCTACGGTGAAGAACTGGTACGTACTCCGGAGTACTTCACTTCAATTTATAATACTGCGAGAAAAGCAGGATTGAAGCTGACAGCTCATGCAGGCGAATTCGGGAATGCTGAATTGGTAAGGCATACCGTAGAAGTTTTAGGTATAGAAGAGGTTCAGCATGGAATTTCAGTTGCTGAATCGCAGGAAGTAATGAACTGGGTGCGGGAAAATAATATACAGCTGAACATTTGTCCGACCAGCAACGTAAAGCTTTCGAGGGTTGCATCTATTGCTGAACATCCGATACGCAGGATTTTCGATCACGGCATTAAAGTAACCGTCAATACCGACGACTTAATGATATTCGGACAATCTGTTTCGGATGAGTTTTTCAATCTGTATAAATCAGGATTGTTTTCACCCGAAGAACTGGATATTATCCGTATGAACGGACTTACCTGA